The following proteins are encoded in a genomic region of Candidatus Binatia bacterium:
- a CDS encoding CoA transferase → IAKELVAQSDIVCENFAFGVMDRMGLGYDVLKQIKPDIIMIAMSGYGATGPEREFVSYGPAQVPLAGMSSLTGYAGWRPMHVGISYGDPTAGLHGAFAVLAALLYRARTGRGQFIDLSQQETTIAVLPEGAMDYAMNGTQPPRRGNRDPGMAPHGVFRCAGEQRWVAIAVRDDAEWVRLAGVIGRPGLATDPSYQVLAARQANEDRLEEIVTEWTRERSPEEVTDILQRAGIPAFTSCSNQDIAEDLHLNQTGAFVRLEHPEVGTRQHIGIPWRMTGTPCAVRRPAPCLGQDSDYVLSQILHYSAEKIERLRTGNVLI, encoded by the coding sequence GATTGCCAAGGAACTGGTCGCCCAAAGCGATATCGTCTGCGAGAATTTCGCCTTCGGGGTGATGGACCGCATGGGGCTGGGGTACGATGTCCTGAAGCAGATCAAGCCCGATATCATCATGATCGCGATGTCCGGCTACGGCGCCACCGGGCCGGAACGGGAGTTCGTCTCGTACGGGCCGGCGCAGGTGCCATTGGCAGGGATGTCGTCGCTCACCGGTTACGCCGGCTGGCGGCCGATGCACGTCGGTATCTCCTACGGCGATCCCACCGCCGGACTGCATGGCGCCTTTGCCGTGTTGGCGGCGCTCCTCTACCGTGCCCGCACCGGCCGCGGCCAGTTCATCGATCTGTCTCAGCAGGAGACGACGATTGCGGTGCTGCCGGAAGGCGCCATGGACTACGCTATGAATGGCACGCAGCCGCCACGCCGGGGCAACCGTGATCCAGGCATGGCCCCACACGGTGTGTTCCGTTGCGCCGGAGAGCAGCGCTGGGTGGCAATTGCGGTCCGCGACGACGCCGAATGGGTGCGCTTGGCTGGCGTCATCGGGCGTCCGGGCCTGGCGACAGATCCCAGCTATCAGGTGCTTGCCGCGCGCCAGGCGAACGAGGATCGGCTGGAGGAGATCGTGACGGAATGGACGCGGGAGCGATCGCCCGAGGAAGTCACCGACATCCTTCAGCGTGCGGGCATCCCGGCGTTCACGTCCTGCAGCAACCAAGATATTGCGGAGGATCTCCACCTCAACCAGACCGGGGCGTTCGTGCGGCTCGAGCACCCGGAGGTCGGGACGCGGCAGCACATTGGCATCCCATGGCGCATGACCGGCACCCCCTGCGCGGTGCGCCGCCCGGCACCGTGCCTGGGACAGGACAGCGACTACGTGCTGTCGCAGATACTCCACTACTCGGCAGAGAAGATCGAGCGTTTACGAACGGGCAACGTTCTCATCTGA